From the genome of Verrucomicrobiota bacterium, one region includes:
- a CDS encoding aminopeptidase P family protein, giving the protein MKPVLISQDLFVQNRERLRQLLPKRALVVLNANDIMPTNADGSLGHHQNADLFHLTGVLQEETILVLAPDAADAKLREVLFLRQPSDLSAIWEGHKLSKDEAIKLTGIKTIKWLADFDSVFHQLMCESDHVFLNANEHYRAAISVETRDARFIRQCQARYPLHTYHRLAQLMHDLRILKLPLEVELIQQACDITGKGFRRVLKRVKPGINEAEVEADFAYEFIRHRGGFAYPPIIASGGNNCVLHYNQNDQVCKRGDLLLLDVAAGYGNYMSDLTRTIPVSGRFTRRQKQVYQAVLRVFRQIVQAMQPGKSILDLRRETEQLIEKECVDLGLLKLADIRKQDPDNPAVRKYFMHGVAHPIGLDVHDVMYVHQKLQPGWVLTCEPAIYIKEEGFGIRTENTIHLTEGGPVDLMAGIPIEADEIEALMQ; this is encoded by the coding sequence ATGAAACCAGTTCTCATCTCTCAGGACCTTTTTGTACAAAATCGCGAGCGATTGCGGCAACTGCTCCCCAAACGCGCATTGGTCGTGCTGAATGCCAACGATATCATGCCCACCAATGCGGATGGGTCGCTGGGCCATCATCAGAACGCCGATCTGTTTCATCTCACCGGAGTTTTGCAGGAAGAAACCATTTTGGTGCTGGCGCCGGACGCGGCGGATGCGAAGTTGCGGGAGGTATTGTTTCTGCGGCAACCGAGTGACCTGTCGGCCATTTGGGAAGGGCACAAACTTTCCAAAGACGAGGCCATCAAACTGACCGGCATAAAAACCATCAAATGGCTGGCCGACTTTGATTCGGTGTTCCACCAGTTGATGTGCGAGTCAGACCACGTGTTCCTGAACGCGAATGAACATTATCGCGCCGCCATCAGCGTGGAAACCCGGGATGCCCGTTTCATCCGTCAGTGCCAGGCGCGCTATCCATTGCACACCTACCATCGGCTCGCCCAATTGATGCATGACTTGCGCATCCTCAAACTGCCGCTCGAAGTCGAGTTGATTCAGCAGGCCTGTGATATTACCGGGAAAGGTTTTCGGCGTGTACTGAAGCGGGTCAAGCCGGGCATCAACGAGGCGGAAGTCGAGGCGGATTTCGCGTATGAGTTTATCCGGCACCGTGGCGGTTTCGCCTATCCGCCGATTATCGCCAGCGGCGGAAATAACTGCGTGCTCCATTACAATCAGAACGATCAGGTGTGCAAACGCGGGGACCTGTTGTTGCTGGATGTCGCCGCCGGGTACGGTAACTATATGTCCGATCTCACCCGGACCATTCCCGTTAGCGGGCGATTCACCCGCCGGCAGAAGCAGGTGTATCAAGCCGTTCTGCGCGTGTTCCGGCAGATCGTCCAAGCCATGCAACCCGGCAAATCCATCCTGGATTTACGCCGTGAGACCGAGCAACTCATTGAAAAGGAATGCGTGGACCTTGGCCTGCTCAAACTGGCGGATATTCGGAAACAGGACCCGGACAATCCCGCCGTGCGTAAATATTTCATGCATGGCGTGGCGCACCCCATCGGGTTGGATGTGCATGATGTGATGTATGTGCATCAGAAATTACAGCCCGGCTGGGTGTTGACCTGCGAACCAGCCATCTACATCAAGGAAGAAGGTTTCGGCATCCGCACCGAAAACACCATCCACCTCACCGAGGGTGGCCCGGTGGACTTAATGGCTGGCATTCCCATTGAGGCCGACGAAATCGAAGCCCTGATGCAATAA
- a CDS encoding HAMP domain-containing sensor histidine kinase, protein MAAATTVPLTDFASAERVPVNIVHQQARAFDTQPLTPKLLNSVLNYIFVLNPQRQIIFASQNVRQLTPDRSCDQLLGLRPGEALGCIHACEHTGGCGTSRFCSECGAVKAILASLAGHSDLQECRLTRTIQCKTEALDILVYASPFTHEGQTFSLFSVSDISHQKRRRVLERIFFHDVVNTAGALEGLLGLLKFQVPDNLKPELKVAEHACHDLLDQIQAQIDLTMAESNELVVAATPLNSKMLLLSVVDLFRNHEVAKERNLVVADNSPSMALISDATILKRVLGNLVKNALEAIRPGETVTLGCAPAGDGVQFTVHNPGVIPQKVQLQLFNRSFSTKGNGRGLGTYGAKLLTESYLKGTVGFESTPEQGTLFQVVLPKQLIS, encoded by the coding sequence ATGGCAGCAGCGACCACAGTACCATTGACTGACTTCGCGTCGGCGGAGCGGGTGCCAGTGAATATCGTCCACCAGCAGGCCAGGGCGTTTGACACCCAGCCGCTTACCCCCAAGCTGCTCAATTCGGTACTCAACTATATTTTCGTCCTTAATCCGCAACGCCAGATTATTTTTGCCAGTCAGAATGTCCGGCAACTGACGCCGGATAGATCGTGTGATCAATTATTGGGGTTGCGGCCCGGCGAGGCGCTGGGGTGTATTCACGCCTGCGAACATACCGGTGGCTGCGGTACTTCACGTTTTTGCTCCGAGTGCGGCGCGGTAAAAGCCATTCTCGCCAGTCTGGCGGGGCACAGTGACCTTCAGGAGTGCCGGCTCACCCGCACAATTCAATGTAAAACCGAGGCGCTTGACATCCTGGTGTACGCCAGCCCGTTTACCCATGAAGGGCAAACCTTTTCGTTGTTCAGCGTCAGCGACATCAGTCATCAAAAACGCCGGCGTGTCTTGGAACGCATCTTCTTCCATGACGTCGTCAATACGGCTGGAGCATTGGAGGGGTTGCTTGGCCTGTTGAAATTTCAGGTGCCAGACAACCTGAAGCCAGAGTTGAAAGTTGCCGAACATGCCTGCCACGACCTGCTGGACCAAATCCAGGCGCAGATAGACCTGACCATGGCGGAGAGCAACGAGCTGGTGGTTGCTGCCACCCCGCTGAACAGCAAGATGCTGCTCCTGAGCGTCGTGGATTTATTTCGCAATCATGAGGTTGCCAAGGAGCGGAACCTGGTGGTGGCCGATAACAGCCCCAGCATGGCCCTTATCAGTGATGCCACCATTCTGAAACGGGTGTTGGGTAACTTGGTGAAAAATGCCCTGGAAGCCATTCGCCCTGGGGAGACCGTCACGCTCGGCTGTGCGCCGGCTGGAGATGGCGTGCAATTTACTGTGCATAATCCCGGTGTCATTCCTCAAAAAGTACAACTCCAGTTGTTCAACCGGTCGTTTTCGACCAAGGGGAACGGACGCGGCTTGGGAACGTATGGCGCCAAATTGCTTACGGAATCTTATCTCAAGGGCACGGTTGGGTTTGAATCCACGCCGGAGCAAGGCACCCTTTTCCAAGTTGTTCTGCCCAAGCAATTAATTTCGTAG
- a CDS encoding UDP-glucose--hexose-1-phosphate uridylyltransferase, with product MNNFNPELHPHRRYNPLAGDWILVSPHRTQRPWQGQRESTGNESRPQHDPQCHLCPGNQRAGELVNPKYDGVYVFANDFAALLADTPMTGNAPDELFRAEPVQGTCRVICFSPRHDFTLPEMPVEQIINVINTWAQQLSELGARYRWVQIFENKGAVMGCSNPHPHGQIWAGNFLPRFVMQEEISQKQYLLQNHRPLLLDYVKQEIQNKTRLIELNADWALVVPYWATWPFELLLVPRRHVLRLTDLTAIERASLADILKRGLTRYDNLFETSFPYSMGWHGAPTEDGDFRHWQLHAHFYPPLLRSATVRKFMVGYEMLAEPQRDLTPEQAAQRLRETPTIHYRQK from the coding sequence ATGAATAACTTTAACCCTGAATTGCACCCGCACCGCCGCTATAATCCGCTCGCTGGTGATTGGATTCTGGTTTCCCCGCATCGCACGCAGCGTCCCTGGCAGGGGCAACGTGAAAGCACCGGCAATGAAAGCCGGCCTCAGCATGATCCCCAGTGCCATCTGTGCCCGGGTAACCAAAGGGCAGGGGAGTTGGTGAATCCCAAGTACGACGGTGTGTATGTCTTTGCTAACGATTTTGCGGCGCTCCTGGCTGATACGCCAATGACAGGCAATGCGCCTGACGAACTGTTTCGGGCCGAACCGGTTCAGGGCACCTGTCGCGTGATCTGCTTTTCACCGCGTCATGATTTCACCCTGCCTGAAATGCCAGTGGAACAAATCATTAACGTCATCAATACTTGGGCGCAGCAATTATCCGAACTCGGCGCGCGCTATCGGTGGGTGCAGATTTTCGAGAACAAGGGTGCCGTGATGGGCTGCTCCAACCCGCATCCGCACGGTCAGATTTGGGCCGGGAACTTTTTGCCGCGCTTCGTCATGCAGGAGGAAATTTCACAAAAACAGTATTTATTGCAGAATCACCGCCCGCTGCTGCTGGATTATGTGAAACAGGAGATCCAAAACAAGACCCGGCTGATTGAACTCAACGCGGATTGGGCGCTGGTGGTGCCGTATTGGGCTACCTGGCCGTTTGAACTACTGTTGGTTCCGCGACGACACGTACTCCGGTTGACGGATTTGACTGCCATCGAACGGGCTTCCCTGGCTGATATTCTCAAGCGCGGTCTGACCCGCTACGATAATCTGTTTGAAACCAGCTTCCCGTATTCCATGGGCTGGCATGGCGCACCGACCGAGGATGGTGACTTTCGCCACTGGCAATTGCACGCGCACTTTTATCCGCCGCTGTTGCGCTCGGCCACGGTCCGCAAATTCATGGTGGGCTACGAAATGCTGGCGGAACCGCAACGCGATTTAACTCCCGAGCAAGCCGCCCAAAGGCTGCGCGAGACGCCCACCATCCATTATCGGCAGAAGTAA